A genome region from Coffea arabica cultivar ET-39 chromosome 7e, Coffea Arabica ET-39 HiFi, whole genome shotgun sequence includes the following:
- the LOC113701063 gene encoding uncharacterized protein, whose protein sequence is MDFESVKRLLEKEGGPYESTVDSMPQRYFEPFVVQGLKVDLIERGRIVCSMVVPSRLLNTGTSLHGGATATLVDMVGSAVIYTVGSPVTGVSVEINVSYLDGAYVGDEIEIEAKTLRVGKAIAVVSVELKNKKTGKIIAQGRHTKYLALSSKL, encoded by the exons ATGGACTTTGAATCAGTGAAAAGATTGCTAGAGAAAGAAGGAGGCCCATATGAATCAACAGTGGATTCTATGCCCCAGAGATACTTTGAACCCTTTGTAGTTCAAGGCCTCAAGGTTGACCTCATTGAACGGGGTCGTATTGTCTGCTCCATGGTTGTTCCTTCTCGTCTTCTG AATACTGGGACTTCTTTGCATGGTGGGGCGACAGCCACGCTGGTGGACATGGTGGGTTCAGCTGTCATATACACCGTGGGGTCTCCGGTGACTGGAGTTTCCGTTGAGATCAATGTTTCCTACCTGGATGGTGCCTATGTTGGT GATGAAATTGAGATTGAGGCAAAGACATTACGAGTTGGAAAGGCAATTGCTGTTGTCAGTGTTGAGTTGAAGAACAAAAAGACAGGTAAAATTATTGCTCAAGGGCGTCATACAAAGTACTTAGCTTTATCAAGCAAGTTGTGA